The Candidatus Zixiibacteriota bacterium genome includes a window with the following:
- a CDS encoding ABC transporter ATP-binding protein, whose translation MIQATDLRKQFGELVAVDGVSLDIPRGETFGLLGPNGAGKTTTISMLAGVLKPDLGEVRIDGSSDPTRSSVRRKLGIAPQAIALYDEMTAEENLAFFGRLYGLTGKVLKERVNWALEFANLSDRRKGRIKTYSGGMQRRINLACALINDPPVLLLDEPTVGVDPQSRNLIFDKIEELKKQGRTILYTTHYMEEAERLCDRVAIIDRGKILALNTVGGLIREHGGASVIKLLLAEVPSERVEVGGLLEGKHLTITTLDPVHSLASLASSGLKIETLDIERPNLEGVFLNLTGRRLRDL comes from the coding sequence ATGATTCAAGCGACAGACCTAAGAAAACAATTCGGTGAGCTGGTTGCGGTCGACGGCGTATCACTCGATATCCCCAGGGGGGAGACGTTTGGTTTGCTCGGTCCCAATGGAGCGGGTAAGACGACCACTATCAGTATGTTGGCGGGTGTGCTAAAACCCGATTTGGGAGAAGTCCGGATAGACGGCAGCTCCGATCCGACTCGCTCCTCGGTACGCCGTAAACTTGGCATTGCACCGCAGGCCATTGCGCTTTACGACGAAATGACCGCTGAGGAAAATCTGGCCTTTTTCGGCCGTTTATACGGACTGACCGGGAAAGTCTTAAAGGAGCGAGTGAACTGGGCGCTCGAATTTGCCAATCTCTCGGATCGACGTAAAGGGCGCATTAAGACCTATTCCGGCGGAATGCAGCGACGGATCAATCTTGCCTGTGCCCTGATTAACGATCCGCCGGTGCTGCTTTTGGATGAACCGACGGTCGGAGTCGATCCGCAATCGCGCAATCTGATTTTCGATAAAATCGAGGAATTGAAAAAGCAGGGACGCACGATTCTGTACACCACCCATTATATGGAGGAAGCGGAGCGGCTGTGTGACCGGGTAGCGATAATTGATCGAGGTAAGATATTGGCGCTCAACACCGTTGGGGGGCTTATCCGGGAACATGGGGGGGCCTCGGTCATCAAACTCCTGTTGGCTGAAGTACCTTCGGAAAGAGTGGAAGTTGGGGGGCTTTTAGAGGGAAAACACCTTACGATTACTACCCTTGATCCGGTGCACAGCCTCGCTTCGTTGGCGTCATCCGGTCTAAAAATTGAAACCCTTGATATCGAACGGCCCAACCTCGAAGGAGTTTTCCTCAATTTGACCGGGAGGAGGTTGCGCGACCTATGA
- a CDS encoding class I fructose-bisphosphate aldolase, producing the protein MIKKIEELLGDHKSLLNYTCKGIPTSRLYVPGPDFVDRVVSQTDRNPMTLRSLNGLFNHGRLANSGYVSILPVDQGIEHSAGASFAPNPDYFDPEKIIELAIEGGCNAVASTYGVLGAVSRKYAHKIPFIVKMNHNELLTYPTTYDQIMFTDVDSCFNLGAAGVGATIYFGSQEMSRQLQEVSEAFSRAHELGMFTVLWCYLRNSAFKVNGVDYHASADLTGQANHIGVTIEADIIKQKLPTNNGGYKAVNFGKTSEKVYTELTTDNPIDLCRYQVANCYMGRIGLINSGGASTGSGASDLAEAVLTAVVNKRAGGMGLISGRKAFQKPMKDGVALLNAIQDVYLCKEVTVA; encoded by the coding sequence ATGATAAAAAAGATTGAAGAATTGCTGGGCGATCACAAGTCGCTTCTGAACTACACCTGTAAAGGTATTCCGACCTCGCGGCTGTATGTCCCGGGTCCGGATTTTGTCGACCGCGTGGTCAGTCAGACCGACCGTAATCCGATGACACTACGTTCGTTGAACGGGCTTTTCAACCATGGCCGCCTGGCTAACAGCGGTTACGTTTCGATTCTTCCGGTTGACCAGGGAATCGAGCATTCCGCCGGTGCTTCATTCGCCCCGAACCCGGATTATTTCGATCCGGAGAAGATTATCGAACTGGCGATCGAGGGCGGCTGCAACGCTGTTGCCTCGACCTACGGCGTTCTTGGAGCGGTCTCACGCAAATACGCTCACAAAATTCCGTTTATCGTCAAGATGAATCACAACGAACTGCTCACTTATCCGACCACTTACGATCAGATCATGTTCACCGATGTCGACTCCTGTTTCAATCTCGGCGCGGCCGGTGTCGGAGCTACAATCTATTTCGGCTCACAGGAAATGTCGCGGCAGCTTCAGGAAGTCAGCGAGGCATTCTCCCGGGCGCACGAGTTGGGCATGTTCACGGTACTGTGGTGCTACCTGCGCAATAGTGCTTTCAAAGTGAACGGCGTCGATTATCATGCCTCGGCCGACCTGACCGGTCAGGCCAATCACATCGGCGTCACGATTGAAGCCGACATTATCAAACAGAAGCTTCCGACCAACAACGGCGGCTACAAAGCTGTCAATTTCGGTAAAACAAGTGAGAAGGTATACACCGAACTGACGACCGACAATCCGATCGACCTCTGCCGCTATCAGGTAGCCAATTGCTACATGGGACGGATCGGCCTTATCAATTCCGGTGGCGCTTCAACCGGTTCCGGCGCGAGCGATCTGGCCGAGGCCGTGTTGACGGCGGTTGTCAACAAACGAGCGGGCGGTATGGGACTCATTTCCGGCCGCAAGGCGTTCCAAAAACCGATGAAAGACGGTGTGGCGCTGCTCAACGCTATTCAGGATGTTTATCTCTGCAAAGAGGTAACCGTCGCCTGA
- a CDS encoding M48 family metallopeptidase, translating to MYRHILSIIIGLSVIILCGAVVAADDSIDMTTNTTDTLSATAGVTVDDAAINAETEEPLMTPERREKLNEYSRIVNRWRFVSFFIGLVITALILFTGFSARMRTWAQVAKKKFFILWLFLAMYLVVDYILSLPMSIYRSFIVESDFGFMNQTFWGWFGEDLLWLLIGVVIAIIPAWFFYLAVSRLKRWWLAFSIGAIPFIIFAVVIAPVVISPLFNNFEPLKNKQLKAEIESLADKAGIEGSDIFQVNGSKQSSKVNAYVTGLFGTKRIVLYDTLIDNFSDKEILFVMGHEMGHYVMHHIWWGLGISILFIMFALWLTDRTIRWVIHKFRKQFGFSELTDYASLPLVMLFISIISFVFQPITNYSSRVMEYQADRFGMEVAGIDADTAVSAFDKLSACNLSDPEPPALIEFWFYDHPTLSKRKAALKELAEKRIQTGDRRK from the coding sequence ATGTACAGACATATTCTCTCCATCATAATCGGTCTGAGCGTGATAATCCTCTGCGGAGCGGTGGTAGCGGCGGATGATTCTATCGATATGACTACGAACACGACAGATACGTTGTCGGCAACAGCCGGCGTGACCGTCGACGATGCCGCGATAAACGCCGAGACGGAAGAACCGCTCATGACCCCGGAACGGCGAGAAAAACTGAACGAGTATTCCCGGATCGTCAACCGCTGGCGCTTCGTATCGTTTTTTATCGGTCTGGTCATCACCGCCCTGATTCTTTTCACCGGATTCTCAGCCCGCATGCGCACCTGGGCTCAAGTGGCAAAGAAAAAATTCTTCATTCTCTGGTTGTTCCTGGCGATGTACCTGGTTGTTGATTATATCCTCAGTCTGCCGATGTCGATCTATCGAAGTTTCATCGTGGAGTCGGATTTCGGTTTCATGAACCAGACTTTTTGGGGATGGTTCGGCGAAGATCTGTTATGGCTGTTGATCGGCGTCGTTATTGCCATTATTCCCGCCTGGTTCTTTTACCTGGCCGTGTCTCGTTTGAAACGCTGGTGGCTGGCTTTCTCGATTGGAGCGATCCCTTTTATCATTTTTGCGGTTGTGATCGCCCCGGTTGTTATCAGTCCGCTGTTTAACAACTTCGAGCCCCTTAAAAACAAACAGCTTAAGGCCGAGATAGAGTCCCTGGCCGACAAGGCGGGTATCGAAGGATCGGATATTTTCCAGGTCAACGGCTCCAAACAATCCTCCAAAGTCAATGCCTATGTGACCGGTTTGTTCGGCACCAAACGAATCGTTCTGTACGATACCTTGATCGACAATTTCTCCGACAAGGAAATTCTATTCGTAATGGGCCATGAAATGGGACACTACGTGATGCATCATATTTGGTGGGGACTCGGCATTTCGATCCTGTTTATCATGTTCGCACTGTGGTTGACCGATCGTACGATACGATGGGTTATCCACAAGTTCCGCAAGCAGTTCGGCTTCTCGGAGTTGACCGATTACGCCTCCTTGCCGCTAGTGATGCTCTTTATTTCGATAATCAGTTTCGTATTTCAACCGATTACGAACTACTCCAGCCGAGTAATGGAATACCAGGCCGACCGTTTCGGTATGGAAGTGGCCGGTATCGATGCCGACACGGCGGTTTCGGCTTTCGACAAACTCTCCGCTTGCAATCTTTCAGACCCGGAACCACCGGCGTTGATCGAGTTCTGGTTCTACGATCATCCCACCTTATCCAAACGTAAAGCGGCCCTCAAAGAACTGGCTGAAAAGAGGATCCAAACAGGTGATCGACGGAAATAA
- a CDS encoding T9SS type A sorting domain-containing protein yields SRLSGNGTVGSNGLWSFTPTSSGTYQVCAAVADPCGAADTVCMTYNIELNSTPIVTLGNDTSIFICSGASICLDYNVTDANDNVVDEVLHQGTGTLDTVLNQLCFTPTTSGNYEFVVMVADDCGATDTDTIAVSVSIGTAVTVECAADTSVFFCGPTTFCRPVTVSNAGATVTVLPVGSYSGGQVCFDVDTAGHYELTVIAESACGGDTCGFAVDVTLNLPPVAVNPEPIDTSLCDPTDIHCPFHADDPEGEALVWSRLSGNGTVGSDGLWSFTPTGSGTYQVCAVVTDPCGAADTVCHTVDVTLNSPPTVAFNAKQSLFKCTGEETCITYTATDPDNDIISEVMIEGSGVLDTVANSICFEADTTGTYRFIIEVTDACGAFDRDTAVYEIEINQPPVVNLGQDRSLFLCEIEAVCWPATVTDPDNNIESIQILQGPGTYESGQFCFTPDTAGTYTFIMRVVDECGAEDLDTALVEISLNSPPTCQLPADTALFQCSPTQVSLPVSATDVDQNFDHCELLAGPGSISGGAWTYTPSTTEAFWVKVMCLDECGESCIDSFHVSFRINSAPAVDAGDDAVYFLCNSDSVICWPASAIDIDNNIETVELISSFGYYSAGQICFDVPSGARNYQFILKATDECGAVGLDTCIVTIEYNQAPTMNLPPDFVAYLDYAGEACFSVGVNDANGNLAGVEINPIGIYNPSQDQVCFDADSSGVYNFELIAYDDCGAERVDSISIEVVLDECTHVQIQKTEDAIQGQVDSVSVYLNGTGKDLGGFDLLIAYDASALGVNAVKPGELFENCGWEYFNYRTGADGNCGSGCPSGLLRIVGIAETNNGANHPGCFFNGMLGSLADIFFLVSNDRTLECQYAPVRFFWLDCGDNSFSSRFGDTLWISRRVYDLEHNPIQDWTYGFPGYYGAHDSCMAGGGDGKPAALRCIDFTNGGIDIICADSIDGRGDINLNEVAYEIADAVLFSNYFVQGLDVFTVNIDGQIAATDVNADGLTLTVADLVYLIRVVIGDAPAVSKLRPGELVEAEFDLRGGLLSIANTDYRIGAVSLIVEGEVVPELAENASHMSMRYSYDGNNTRVLVYSMNRDGFLETGDLLDFGGSAVISEIQVGAFDGFVMQPKTNALPTDYHLSQNYPNPFNPSTTFEFALREATDWNLEVFNILGQKVTSWSGHNEAGWVRVTWNADHQASGVYFYKLEAGDFTATKKMVLLK; encoded by the coding sequence GGAGCCGTCTCTCCGGCAACGGAACGGTCGGTTCGAATGGTCTCTGGTCATTCACACCGACAAGTTCGGGTACTTACCAGGTATGTGCCGCCGTGGCTGATCCATGCGGCGCCGCCGATACGGTCTGCATGACCTACAACATCGAGCTTAACAGCACTCCGATCGTGACGCTCGGTAACGATACCTCGATCTTCATCTGCAGCGGTGCTTCTATCTGTCTCGATTACAACGTGACCGACGCCAACGACAACGTCGTTGACGAGGTTCTGCATCAGGGAACCGGCACCCTCGATACCGTTCTAAACCAGCTTTGCTTCACCCCGACCACTTCCGGTAATTACGAGTTCGTGGTGATGGTGGCCGATGACTGCGGCGCGACCGACACCGACACCATCGCGGTTTCCGTTTCCATCGGGACAGCCGTCACCGTCGAGTGTGCCGCCGACACCAGCGTCTTCTTCTGCGGTCCGACGACCTTCTGTCGCCCGGTGACCGTATCCAACGCCGGAGCCACGGTAACGGTGCTGCCGGTCGGCAGTTACTCCGGTGGACAGGTTTGTTTCGACGTTGACACTGCCGGACATTACGAACTGACGGTGATTGCCGAATCCGCCTGCGGTGGTGATACCTGTGGTTTTGCTGTGGATGTTACCCTTAACCTGCCACCGGTTGCCGTTAACCCGGAACCGATCGATACCAGTCTCTGTGATCCAACCGATATTCATTGTCCGTTCCATGCCGACGATCCGGAAGGCGAGGCGCTTGTCTGGAGCCGTCTCTCCGGCAATGGAACGGTCGGTTCGGACGGTCTCTGGTCGTTCACGCCGACGGGGTCGGGGACTTATCAGGTATGTGCGGTAGTGACCGATCCTTGTGGCGCGGCCGACACGGTTTGCCATACGGTTGATGTCACGCTTAATAGTCCTCCAACGGTGGCTTTCAACGCCAAGCAATCGCTGTTCAAGTGCACCGGTGAGGAAACCTGCATCACCTACACTGCCACCGATCCGGATAACGATATCATAAGTGAAGTAATGATCGAAGGCTCCGGTGTTCTTGATACTGTCGCCAACTCGATCTGCTTCGAAGCCGATACCACGGGAACCTATCGATTCATCATCGAGGTAACCGATGCCTGTGGCGCCTTCGACCGTGACACGGCTGTCTACGAAATAGAAATCAACCAGCCGCCGGTAGTCAATCTGGGGCAGGATCGTTCGTTGTTCCTGTGTGAAATCGAAGCGGTTTGTTGGCCGGCGACGGTTACCGATCCGGACAATAACATAGAATCCATTCAGATACTGCAGGGTCCCGGTACATACGAGAGCGGCCAGTTCTGCTTCACGCCGGATACCGCCGGGACTTATACTTTCATTATGCGTGTGGTCGACGAATGCGGCGCGGAAGATTTGGACACGGCGTTGGTCGAGATCAGTCTCAACTCACCGCCAACATGTCAGCTTCCGGCTGACACCGCACTGTTCCAGTGCAGCCCGACGCAGGTTAGCTTACCGGTCTCCGCGACCGACGTCGACCAAAACTTCGACCATTGTGAACTCCTCGCCGGCCCCGGCTCGATCAGCGGCGGCGCCTGGACGTATACACCGTCCACGACCGAGGCGTTCTGGGTCAAGGTAATGTGCCTCGATGAATGCGGTGAAAGCTGCATTGACTCGTTCCATGTCTCCTTCAGGATTAACTCCGCTCCGGCGGTCGATGCCGGTGATGATGCTGTTTACTTCCTCTGCAACTCCGACTCGGTAATTTGCTGGCCGGCCTCGGCGATCGATATCGACAACAATATCGAGACGGTCGAATTGATCTCGTCCTTCGGTTATTACTCCGCCGGACAGATCTGCTTCGATGTACCGTCCGGAGCTCGCAATTATCAGTTCATCCTTAAAGCCACCGATGAATGCGGCGCCGTCGGACTCGACACCTGCATCGTGACGATCGAGTATAACCAGGCACCGACCATGAATCTGCCGCCTGATTTCGTCGCCTATCTCGATTACGCCGGCGAGGCTTGTTTCTCAGTTGGTGTGAATGACGCCAACGGCAACCTTGCAGGAGTCGAGATAAACCCGATCGGTATTTACAATCCGTCTCAAGATCAGGTCTGCTTTGACGCCGACAGTTCCGGTGTCTATAACTTCGAATTGATCGCATACGATGACTGTGGCGCCGAGCGAGTCGACTCCATCAGTATCGAAGTAGTTCTCGACGAATGCACTCACGTGCAGATTCAGAAAACCGAGGATGCCATTCAGGGACAGGTTGACAGTGTCAGTGTGTACCTCAACGGCACCGGTAAGGATCTCGGCGGCTTCGATTTGCTTATCGCGTATGATGCCTCAGCCCTCGGAGTCAACGCGGTGAAACCGGGTGAGCTGTTCGAGAACTGCGGTTGGGAGTATTTCAACTACCGCACCGGCGCCGACGGAAACTGCGGCAGTGGATGCCCATCCGGTCTGCTTCGGATAGTCGGCATTGCCGAGACCAATAACGGCGCCAACCATCCCGGCTGTTTCTTCAACGGTATGTTAGGGTCATTGGCCGATATATTCTTCCTCGTCTCGAACGATCGTACGCTGGAATGTCAGTACGCACCGGTCAGGTTCTTCTGGCTCGATTGCGGCGACAACTCGTTCTCTTCGAGATTTGGCGATACTCTCTGGATATCTCGACGGGTTTACGATCTCGAACATAATCCGATACAGGATTGGACGTACGGCTTCCCGGGTTATTACGGGGCACACGACTCCTGTATGGCCGGCGGCGGTGACGGTAAACCGGCAGCGTTGCGTTGCATCGATTTCACCAACGGTGGTATCGACATTATCTGCGCCGACTCTATCGACGGCCGCGGTGATATCAACCTCAATGAGGTAGCTTATGAAATCGCCGACGCGGTCTTATTCTCGAATTATTTCGTACAGGGGCTGGATGTCTTTACAGTCAACATAGACGGTCAAATCGCGGCAACCGATGTCAATGCCGACGGTCTGACTCTGACGGTGGCTGACCTTGTGTATTTGATCCGTGTGGTTATTGGCGATGCGCCGGCAGTCTCGAAACTGCGGCCGGGCGAACTTGTCGAGGCGGAGTTTGACCTCAGAGGGGGGCTGCTGTCCATCGCCAACACCGATTACCGCATCGGAGCTGTGAGTTTGATCGTGGAAGGGGAAGTCGTTCCCGAACTGGCCGAAAACGCTTCACACATGTCGATGCGCTACAGCTACGACGGAAACAATACCCGCGTCCTTGTCTACTCCATGAACCGCGACGGTTTCCTGGAAACGGGCGACCTGTTGGATTTCGGCGGCTCCGCAGTGATCTCCGAAATACAGGTGGGAGCTTTCGACGGCTTCGTAATGCAACCCAAAACCAATGCGTTGCCGACCGACTACCACCTGTCTCAGAACTATCCTAACCCGTTCAACCCGAGCACCACTTTCGAGTTCGCGTTGCGCGAGGCGACTGACTGGAACCTTGAGGTGTTCAACATCCTCGGCCAGAAAGTAACCTCATGGTCGGGACACAACGAAGCCGGTTGGGTTCGCGTTACCTGGAACGCCGACCACCAGGCTTCGGGAGTCTACTTCTATAAACTCGAAGCAGGTGATTTCACGGCGACCAAGAAGATGGTTCTGCTGAAATAA
- a CDS encoding Smr/MutS family protein, translating into MDNSPHEYPIDGELDLHQFSPKETREVLLEYIRECLARKIYRLRVVHGKGIGVQREIVRGVLSRHPDVLSYRHESAAGAWGATVVDLRHPETDSK; encoded by the coding sequence ATGGATAACTCTCCGCACGAATACCCGATTGACGGTGAGCTTGATTTACACCAGTTTTCCCCGAAGGAAACGCGTGAAGTATTGCTCGAATACATTCGCGAATGTCTGGCTCGAAAGATATATCGGTTGCGTGTCGTTCATGGTAAAGGAATCGGGGTACAGCGTGAAATCGTAAGAGGTGTTCTCTCGCGTCATCCCGATGTTCTGAGTTATCGTCATGAATCCGCTGCGGGAGCCTGGGGAGCGACGGTGGTCGATCTTCGACACCCCGAAACTGACTCCAAATGA